A single region of the Leishmania donovani BPK282A1 complete genome, chromosome 19 genome encodes:
- a CDS encoding proteasome regulatory non-ATP-ase subunit, putative, translated as MSTPEARAQVYLVNLRSRLEEKNNASAAATVSRALDYFEQRFWYELSSELLQLIRDPMVLEDAYELYADVIVAVRADISPIAYVMIVRSVCFAPHSTTQKALELVEGACASLIHSSSEQGHYAALCIRALLLLESTSPEESAALAAVPGSPPHTARKLLEQTEMYLHGLKMHEVEPVLVALYGMARGRDYEIRRQHTSYYKNAFDIIIFLEKADLPMRDEDVTALAYKTVVAGLLSDKIFNFGKLLNFDQFVSRLQRESCPQRWALEMMRLCNEGDVANFEAFFRQHQQQISQEPQLVSASATLHRKVRLMALLHLIFYTPLSERTFAFHAVAQRCGVPDSGAEPLLLEALAHGIIKGRMDGLRREVRITWVESRVLSLEEVKALAQHVSQWREQVVGLTNSVKEMTKKIPQ; from the coding sequence ATGTCGACTCCAGAGGCCCGCGCACAGGTCTACCTGGTCAACCTCCGCAGCAggctggaggagaagaacaatgccagcgccgctgccacggtgTCGCGCGCGCTCGACTACTTTGAGCAACGCTTCTGGTATGAGCTGTCAAGTGAATTGCTGCAGCTGATCCGTGACCCGATGGTGCTGGAGGACGCGTACGAGCTGTACGCGGACGTTATTGTGGCCGTACGGGCTGACATCTCGCCTATCGCATACGTCATGATTGTTCGCTCCGTCTGCTTCGCTCCGCATAGCACGACgcagaaggcgctggagCTTGTCGagggcgcgtgcgcctctctcaTCCATAGCAGCTCGGAGCAGGGGCACTACGCTGCCTTGTGCATCCGTGCCCTCCTGCTACTCGAGAGCACGAGCCCCGAGGagagcgcggcgctggcggcggtgcctgggtcgccgccgcacacggcACGCAAGTTACTGGAGCAGACCGAGATGTACCTGCACGGCCTCAAGATGCACGAGGTGGAGCCGGTGCTGGTCGCGCTGTACGGCATGGCACGCGGTCGTGACTACGAGATCCGGCGCCAGCACACGAGTTACTACAAAAACGCGTTCGACATCATTATCTTTTTGGAGAAGGCGGACCTGCCCATGCGCGACGAGGACGTCACCGCGCTGGCGTACAAGACCGTGGTCGCCGGCCTGCTCTCAGACAAAATCTTCAACTTCGGCAAGCTGCTCAACTTCGACCAATTTGTGTCCCGGCTGCAACGGGAGTCGTGCCCGCAGCGCTGGGCGCTGGAGATGATGCGGCTGTGCAACGAAGGCGACGTGGCCAACTTCGAGGCCTTTttccggcagcaccagcagcagatTTCACAGGAGCCCCAGCTCGTgagcgcgtcggcgacgctgcaccgAAAGGTGCGGctcatggcgctgctgcatctcaTCTTCTACACCCCTTTGAGCGAGCGCACCTTTGCCTTtcacgcggtggcgcagcggtgcggtgTCCCGGATAGCGGGGCGGAGCCGCTGTTGCTCGAGGCGCTCGCTCACGGCATTATCAAGGGCCGGATGGACGGCTtgaggagggaggtgcgCATTACGTGGGTGGAGTCGCGTGTGCTGAGCCTtgaggaggtgaaggcgtTGGCGCAGCATGTGTCGCAGTGGCGAGAGCAGGTCGTGGGGCTCACGAACTCGGTGAAGGAGATGACAAAGAAGATCCCGCAGTAG
- a CDS encoding mitochondrial carrier protein, putative, with product MSSSEKKHAAWVDVVAGGFGGALAKSLLSPFQRIVVLQQLGQHKSYSIAQLVRHIYAQEGLKSFWRGNLTSMVIRVPYSGIQFLLYTQLKFFFQDWLDRRHAAAALSGHQADGSSDNDNASSAATSRGLGMEKFVMKCGAGGISATIAGAAVYPGEVVRLRLMSGEKKFTGIAHTCGLVYRETRSLRNFYRGLGASLMQRVPDILVSFATYETIKYAVLDSPDPLLFKDNDAARNVLSTMVGGSAAAIASILVAFPLDVAKRRIGMSGQGTDKTVYRGVGDCLRQIYAKEGVRGWYAGAFVEAVRCVPQVILMWMFIEVIQKKLSPYARVASAEDEMAKRKKGP from the coding sequence ATGTCCAGCAGTGAGAAGAAGCATGCCGCGTGGGTGGATGTAGTCGCCGGCGGCTTTGGCGGGGCGCTCGCCAAGTCTCTCCTCAGTCCTTTTCAACGCATCGTCGTACTGCAGCAACTCGGGCAGCACAAGAGCTACAGCATCGCCCAACTGGTGCGTCACATATATGCGCAGGAAGGCTTGAAAAGCTTCTGGCGCGGCAACCTCACCTCGATGGTGATTCGAGTGCCGTACAGCGGCATTCAGTTTTTGCTCTACACCCAGCTCAAGTTCTTCTTCCAAGATTGGCTGGATCGTCGTcatgccgccgcggcgctgtctGGCCACCAGGCGGACGGTAGTAGCGATAACGACAACGCGTCCAGCGCCGCGACATCGCGCGGGCTGGGGATGGAGAAGTTCGTCATGaagtgcggcgccggcggcatctCGGCCACgatcgccggcgctgccgtctaCCCGGGCGAAGTtgtccgcctccgcctcatgTCTGGCGAGAAAAAGTTTACCGGCATTGCTCATACGTGCGGGCTCGTTTATCGGGAgacgcgctcgctgcgcaaCTTCTACCGCGGCCTCGGGGCGTCGCTCATGCAGCGCGTGCCAGACATCCTAGTCAGCTTCGCTACGTACGAGACGATCAAGTACGCCGTGCTGGACAGCCCCGACCCGCTCCTCTTCAAGGACAATGACGCGGCGCGAAACGTGCTGTCAACGATGGTCGGTggctccgccgcggcgataGCCTCCATCCTCGTAGCGTTCCCACTCGACGTAGCGAAGCGGCGCATCGGCATGTCTGGCCAAGGCACCGACAAGACAGTTTACCGCGGTGTCGGCGACTGCCTGCGACAGATCTACGCCAAGGAGGGCGTCCGTGGCTGGTACGCTGGGGCCTTtgtcgaggcggtgcggtgTGTGCCGCAGGTGATCCTCATGTGGATGTTCATCGAGGTCATTCAAAAGAAGTTGTCACCCTACGCGAGAGTGGCATCCGCCGAAGACGAGATGGCGAAGCGGAAGAAGGGTCCTTGA